The following are encoded together in the Capsulimonas corticalis genome:
- a CDS encoding tetratricopeptide repeat protein, with translation MDHLIPPPDPSALISVQYTQALIFKSQGETVQALAKFREILYLSAEDSETRLEAVQLLLELGEREAAMKELVIAIFNAMDPEVSEKAQKLWKENVSHVIGI, from the coding sequence TTGGACCACCTTATTCCCCCTCCCGATCCTTCTGCACTGATTTCTGTACAATACACACAAGCACTCATTTTCAAAAGCCAGGGCGAGACTGTGCAGGCGCTAGCGAAATTCCGAGAAATTCTCTACCTCTCCGCCGAAGACTCCGAGACGCGTCTCGAAGCAGTCCAGCTTCTGCTGGAATTGGGTGAGCGAGAAGCGGCAATGAAAGAACTGGTGATTGCCATATTTAATGCGATGGATCCCGAAGTCTCGGAGAAGGCTCAGAAGTTATGGAAGGAGAATGTGTCGCATGTCATTGGAATCTGA
- a CDS encoding IS3 family transposase, with amino-acid sequence MPNTRKQYSAAFKAQVVLEALKETKTVAQLASEHQIHPNLLTKWKQEAIADLALVFERKNSQAKAQEAQEQKVEQLYQEIGRLTTQVNWLKKNLASNLTLNERLALVEREERHAMPLLWQADLLSVARSSLYYEPRPAREAEIAIKHRLDEWYTQRPCLGTRKLVTLLAQEGIIVGRHTIRRYRAEMGPFTLYCAPNLSKPSGPDHKIYPYLLSGLCIDRPNQVWGVDITYIRLRGGFLYLVAFLDWFSRHVVAWELSDTLEMPFVLSCIDTALGHAVPEIVNSDQGSHFTSERFTRRFLAAGARISMDGRGRYVDNIFTERLWRSVKQEEVYLADYETPHEARQGLASYLKFYNEVRPHQSLGNLTPALVHAEPHRLIRK; translated from the coding sequence ATGCCCAACACCCGAAAACAGTATTCCGCCGCCTTCAAAGCCCAGGTCGTTTTGGAGGCGCTCAAAGAGACAAAGACTGTTGCCCAGCTTGCTTCCGAGCATCAGATTCATCCGAACCTGCTGACCAAGTGGAAGCAGGAAGCCATCGCGGATTTGGCTCTCGTCTTTGAGCGAAAGAACTCGCAGGCCAAAGCTCAAGAAGCCCAGGAGCAAAAAGTCGAACAGCTTTACCAGGAGATCGGTCGCCTCACGACGCAGGTGAACTGGCTAAAAAAAAATCTGGCCTCGAACCTGACGCTTAACGAGCGCCTGGCCCTGGTCGAACGCGAAGAGCGCCATGCTATGCCGCTGCTCTGGCAGGCCGATCTGCTGTCCGTGGCGCGCAGCAGCTTGTACTACGAACCGCGTCCCGCTCGGGAGGCGGAGATCGCAATCAAGCATCGACTGGACGAATGGTACACCCAGCGGCCGTGTCTTGGAACACGCAAACTGGTGACGCTTTTGGCGCAGGAAGGCATCATCGTCGGGCGGCATACGATCCGTCGGTATCGTGCGGAAATGGGCCCGTTTACTCTGTATTGTGCGCCAAATCTGTCGAAGCCCAGTGGTCCAGACCACAAGATTTATCCGTACCTACTGAGCGGTCTTTGCATTGATCGACCCAATCAAGTCTGGGGCGTAGACATCACCTATATTCGGCTGCGCGGCGGCTTCCTTTATCTGGTAGCGTTCTTGGACTGGTTTTCCCGACACGTTGTCGCCTGGGAATTATCCGATACATTGGAAATGCCGTTCGTCCTGTCTTGTATAGATACGGCCCTAGGCCATGCTGTGCCTGAAATTGTCAACTCAGATCAGGGCAGTCATTTTACGAGTGAACGGTTCACCCGCCGATTTTTGGCGGCGGGAGCGCGCATCTCGATGGATGGTCGCGGACGCTATGTGGATAACATTTTCACGGAGCGCCTGTGGCGCAGCGTCAAACAAGAGGAAGTCTACCTCGCCGATTACGAAACGCCGCACGAGGCTCGCCAAGGTTTGGCGTCTTATTTGAAGTTCTACAATGAGGTTCGGCCGCATCAGTCACTAGGCAATCTGACGCCTGCGCTCGTCCATGCCGAACCGCACCGATTGATCCGAAAATGA
- a CDS encoding LacI family DNA-binding transcriptional regulator, with translation MNKIPTSEEVARVAGVSRATVSYVFSGRKNASVPEATRQRVLDAAAAIGYQPNRNARALARGRTQQIALLLPRISSPFYAQVAEHVQRLAIETGFETLIVSCDAVRNSARMSDLQVDGVLAFDIPPAGGRTPWVSVGHYHTEGGDFVGVDLFAGAAQATRHLIEAGCKRVALGIYSAANQIGDARRDGYVSAIAAAGQTPEIIAVPLPTRASARESLRQYWRHSDGVDGIFCWDDSLALGFYRGCHELGLAIPADVALIGCDGIEDTLFVDTQLSTIAQPLEEICRTSWEFLCQRIAAPELPLQQIVLAPQLMIRESTMRKETNKNH, from the coding sequence ATGAACAAAATTCCAACAAGCGAAGAGGTGGCTCGGGTGGCGGGGGTGTCCCGCGCGACGGTTTCTTATGTCTTCAGTGGACGGAAGAACGCGTCGGTTCCGGAGGCCACACGTCAGCGCGTGCTGGATGCGGCGGCGGCGATTGGCTATCAGCCCAATCGGAATGCGCGGGCGCTTGCTCGGGGACGAACGCAGCAGATCGCGCTGCTGCTGCCGCGCATCTCTTCGCCGTTCTACGCGCAGGTCGCCGAACATGTGCAGCGCTTAGCGATTGAGACGGGCTTTGAAACGCTGATTGTCAGCTGCGACGCCGTCCGAAACTCCGCGCGGATGTCGGATTTGCAGGTGGACGGCGTTTTAGCCTTCGATATTCCGCCGGCCGGCGGCCGCACCCCCTGGGTCAGTGTGGGACACTATCATACGGAAGGCGGCGATTTCGTGGGGGTCGATCTCTTTGCAGGAGCGGCGCAGGCCACACGTCATCTGATCGAAGCGGGATGCAAACGAGTCGCTCTGGGGATTTACAGCGCCGCGAATCAGATCGGCGACGCTCGGCGGGACGGATATGTCTCGGCGATCGCGGCGGCTGGTCAAACGCCGGAGATCATTGCCGTTCCGCTGCCAACGCGCGCTTCCGCGCGGGAATCGCTTCGACAATATTGGCGGCACAGCGATGGCGTGGACGGAATCTTTTGCTGGGATGATAGTTTGGCGCTGGGCTTTTATCGAGGCTGCCATGAGCTCGGCCTCGCCATTCCAGCGGATGTCGCACTGATCGGATGCGATGGAATTGAGGATACGCTGTTTGTGGACACACAGCTCTCCACGATCGCTCAGCCTCTCGAAGAAATTTGCCGAACATCCTGGGAATTTCTGTGTCAGCGCATTGCCGCGCCGGAATTGCCGCTCCAGCAAATTGTGTTGGCGCCCCAGCTAATGATCCGAGAATCGACAATGAGAAAGGAAACCAACAAAAATCACTAA